The genomic stretch GCCGGCAAGGCATGCTCAGGCCTGATCCCGGCCAGTTGCGCGGTCTGGGCGGCCTCGATGCCGAGTGTCTCGTGCACTTGCCGCTCGATCTGGTGGCGCTGCGCGAGGAGCCCCTTGATCCGTTCCTCGACCCGCGCCAGCTCGGCCCGGAAGCCGGACAGCGCATCATGCGCCAGCCGTTGCGCCTTGTCCGCCTCGCGGTGCCGCGTGTCGCCGATACTGAGCGCGTCGGTCGCTGCCTGGTGCGCCTCGCGCGCCACGGCGATCTCGTCCTCGAGTGTACGCCGTCGCTCGGCGAGGCTTTCGGGCGAGGCCTGCAACGCCACCAACTGTTCGCGGACCTCGGCAGTGCGGGCGTCCAGCGTCGCCAGCTGGCTCGCAGCGCCGTCGCGACGACGGGACCAGGCGGCAATGTCTGTGGCGATCTGGGCGAGCCGCGAGTTGCGCATCCGTGCCGCGGTCTCGAAGCCGCCGAGCTTCATTCGGGCCTGATCGGCTTGCTCACGCAGCTCGCCAAGCACCGACTGGCGTGTCGCCGCCAGCGCAGACGCTTCCGTCTCATCGCCGGTCTCTATCAGCAGAAGCTCTGCCTCCTCGGCCGCTGTCGCGGCCTCCGCCAAGTTCGCGTCGAGCCGGGCTCGGGTTTCGTCGAGCGCCACCTGGCGGGCTGCCAGTTCGCTGATGGCGCGCTGCGCCTTGTCCAGCTCGCCTTGTGCCACGGTGATCTCGCGTTGCGCGTTGCGCCACGTCTCGCGCTGCTGGCGCTCGTCGGTGCGGGCATTATCCAGCGCTTCGCTCAGCGTCGCGGCATCGGCGCGCCGGCTGTTGCGCCGCGCGCGCACTTGTTCGACTTCGGCTTCGAGTTCCGCCAGCCGGTTGCGTTGCGCCAATCGTTCCGCTGCCGCGGTCGGCGCGTCGGCGGCGGCAACAAAGCCATCCCAGCGCCACAGCCCGCCGGCCCTGGTGGTCAGGCGCTGGCCGGGCTGCAGCTCGGCCATCAGTCGTGCGGCGTCCGCCGCTTCGACCAGCCCGATCTGATCCAGCCGGCGCTTCAGCAACGGGCTACCCGAGACGAATTGCGACAGCGGCGTGGCGCCCGCCGGCAGCGCGGCGTCGCCGCGCGAGGCGGTGCCGGCCCAGTGCAAGGGCGCAGCCGCGTCGGACGAGGCGTCGAGATCGTCGCCCAGCGCCGCGCCAAGCGCCGTTTCGTAGCCGGGCGCCACCTGTAATTGGTCGACCACTGCAGGCCACTTGCTCGCGCCGCCATGGTTGAGGATGCGACTCAGCGTCTGTGCTTCGGCTTCCAGCCGGTTCAGCGCCGCCTCGATCTGTTGCAGCTCCGGGCGCAATGCGTCGACGGCAGCCTGCGCCGCGGCGGCTGCGGTCTCGGCGCCGACGGCAGCGGCCTCCGCGGCCCTGGCATTGTCCTGCGCGGCTTCCAGCGCTTCGCGTCTGGAATTCAGTGTCGCGTCGGCTCCGAGCGTCCGGGCGAGGTGCTCGGCTTCGCGCGCCACATCGGCGATCTGCGTTTCGAGTCGGATCACCCGCGAGCGCGCTTCGGCAACACTGCGCTCGGCCGCGCCACGTCGCGCCCGCAACTGCGCCAGCGCATCGGCCGCCGTCCGGGCTTCGCCTTCGGCCTCGGCGACGGCGTTCTGCGCCGCTTCCATAGCTGTCCGCGCCGCCCCGAGCGCCTGCTGCTCGTCGCCGACTTCTGCCTCGAGCTGTGCGCGCTCCTCGGCGGCCGCCGCCAGCGCCTCGTCGCTTTCGCCGACCAGTGCGCGTTCGCGCACCGCGTCCTGCTCGATCTGCTGCAGCCGCTCGCCCAGCTCATTGAGCCGCGCCTCGGCGCGGCGCGCTTCGCTGTCGAGTTGCTCGGCGAGAATGGTCAGCCGCTGCAGCACCGCGCCCGCGGCAGCTTCCTTCTCGCGCAGCGGCGCCAGCGCCTTGTCGGCGAGGAACACCACTTTCTGCGCTTCGAGTTCGACATGCTGGGCTTCTGCCAGCTCGCGCACCAGCTTGGCCTGCGCCGCCTCGGCGTCTCTTTCGTTGAACCGCGCCGCGATCCAGCGAATGTGGAACAGCGTCGCTTCGGCCTTGCGGATGTCGCCGCTGAGCGCGCGGTAGCGCACGGCCAGCCGCGCCTGCCGCTTCAGCGTTTCGAGCTGCTGCTCGACCTGCGCGATGACGTCGTCGACGCGTTCCAGATTCTGTTCCGCCGCACGTAACCGGAGTTCGGCTTCATGCCGGCGGGAGTGGAGCCCGGAAATGCCGGCCGCCTCTTCGAGCAGCGCGCGTCGCTGCTGCGGCTTGGCGGCGATCAGCTCGCCGATCTGGCCCTGGCGGACCAGCGCAGGGGAATGGGCGCCGGTCGAGGCGTCGGCGAACAGCAACTGGACGTCGCGGGCCCGCACTTCCTTGCCGTTGACGCGATAGACCGAGCCCTGCTCACGCTCGATCCGCCGCGTGACTTCCAGCACGTCGGCACTGTTGAGCGGAGCGGGGGCAGTGCGGTCGGAATTGTCGAGAACGAGGGTGACTTCGGCGGTGTTGCGGCCGGGCCGGCTGCCCGAGCCGGAAAAGATCACGTCGTCCATGCCCGAGGCGCGCATCGCCTTGTACGAGCTTTCCCCCATCACCCAGCGCAGCGCTTCGACGAGGTTGGACTTGCCGCAGCCGTTCGGTCCCACCACGCCGGACAGACCGGGCTCCAGATAGAGCTCGGTCTGGTCGCAGAAGGATTTGAAGCCGTGCAGCTTGAGGCGCGTGAATTTCATCGCGCGCCCCGATCGGGCAGCGCGTTAGGAGAGCAGCGGATCGATTTCGGCCTTGAGAGCCTCAAACGAGTTTTCTCCAGTCAGCATCTTGCCGTTGATGTAGAACGTCGGCGTGCCCTGGAGCTTGAACTCGTCCAGCGCCTGGTCCCGCACCGCCTCCAGTCCCTTGAACAGGTCCTGATTCGTCAAGGCGGCGTCGTAGGTTTCCTTGGTAAAACCGAGCTGCTGGGCGATGGCGAAGATGGCGTCGTTCGGCGTGTTCGACGCAGCCCAGGTGTCCTGGGTCTTGAAGAAGGTGTCGATCACCTCGTGGTACTTGTCGGCGCCCGCCGCCTCGGCGAGCATGAACACCACCGCATCCAGCACGTTGCGCATGAACGGGCGCGGAATGAACTGGATCTTGTTGGTGTCGATATACTCGGCCTTGAGCTGCGGGTAGACCGTATTGGTGAACGCCGCGCAGTGCGGGCAGGTCGGCGACAGGTACTCGATCAGCGTCACCTTGGCATCGGCCGGCCCGAGCGGGTGGTCGGCGACGCCGCCGGCCGGCGCCATCAACTTGGCCTGGTCGAACTGCTGGGCGAGGGCGCTGGTGGCGCCGAACAGCGCGCTGAAGCTGGTGCCCACGGCTGCCGCAGCAACTGCTGCGCCCGAGCCCACGAGAAGGTTGCGACGGTTGGCCACGAGTTTTTCTCCGTTTTCGTTGATCGCCCTATATCGCGCCCAACTTAGGCGGGACAAGCACAACCGGCGATGAACACTTCGCGAGGTCCGGCAGGGAAAATTGCTCCAGTGGGGCGATTTGTGGAGCGAAGGCCGTCAGAGCTGCGCTCGAATGGCAATGCGGAACAGACTTCGATCATTTGCTCTTTCTCCGAGCCATCGCCTGGCCCAGTTGTCTGAGCGCATCGCGCACGCCGGGGTCGCTCACCCGTTCGACCGTGCGGCTGATCCTCGCGCGGGTCACTTCCGGCAGCGCCGGCACCGTCTGCGGCACCTCGTCTTCGATCACGAACGGTTCGGCGCTGAGCCGCACCTGTCCGACGAGGAAGTAGCCATAGTAGCGGTTGATCGAGGCGGCGACCCGCTGGCCCTCATGCGACAGCGCCAGCGCATGGCCGGGGTGGCAGCGCAGATAGAGCGTCGCCCCCTCGGCCCCCTTTTCGCCGCGTGGCCAGCTCAGCTTGTCCGGGCGGGTCACCTTGTCATAGGGCGCCGGCGCGATGGTCGGCCAATGGGAGAGGATATCCCGGCTGGCGAAGCCGCGCTTCTTCAACGCGGGGTCGAGCACTCCGCCCAGGGCTTCCGCCACGCCGACAGCGCGGTTCAGCCGCCTGGGCGGTGCATCGTCATTGGCTTTCGATTTCGGCTTGTCCGCCACTGGTAACAACTTCCCGCCACCGCTTGCGCCCGCCGCTGCGGCGCGCCATCTCTGCGCCCTATCATGTCAAAAGCCGCGCCCCAGCAAAACCCCGTGCCGCTCGATGCCGCCGCCGTGCTCGCCTGGTACGACCGGCATGCCCGCACCCTGCCTTGGCGCGTCGGTCCTGCCGACCGCGCCCGCGGTGTCGTCGCCGACCCCTACCGGGTCTGGCTCAGCGAAATCATGCTGCAGCAGACCACGGTCGCCGCCGTCGGCCGCTACTACGCGCGTTTCCTCCACCTCTGGCCGACGGTCGCCGATCTCGCCGCATCGCCACTCGAGGCGGTGCTGGTCGAGTGGGCAGGGCTCGGCTACTACGCCCGAGCCCGCAACCTTCACGCCTGCGCCAGGGCCGTGGTCGAGCGCTTCGACGGCCGCTTTCCGACCAGTGCGGCCGAACTGCTGACCCTGCCGGGCGTCGGCCCCTACACCGCGGCGGCCATTGCCGCGATCACCGGCGATGAGCCGGTGGCGGTGGTCGACGGCAATGTCGATCGGGTGGTGGCGCGCTATCTGGCGCTCGAGGTCCCGGTGCGTGACGCCAAGGAACTGGTGCGCGGCACCGTGCAGGCAGCGGTGCCCGAGCGCGCCGGCGATTTCGCCCAGGCGCTGATGGATCTCGGCGCCACCATCTGCGCCCCGCGCAATGCCAGCTGCATGCTCTGTCCGCTGCAGCCGGGCTGCCGCGGCGCCAGGGGCGAGCCGCTGCTCTATCCGGTGAAGCCCGAAAAAGCCGACCGCCCGACCCGTTACGGGCACGCCTTCGTCATGCGCGACGCCGATGGCGATGTGTACCTGCAGACCCGGGCCGAGACGGGGCTGCTGGCGCAGATGACCGAGACGCCGGTCTCCGATTGGACGTCCGACAAGCGGGCCGTGGTCCATCCGATCGCCTCGGACTGGCGCCATCACGGGCAGGTGGTCCACGTCTTCACCCATTTCCGGCTTGAACTGGAGGTGTGGTCGGCGGTGGTGCCGGAGCCGCGAGAGCTCAAGGCCGGCTGGTGGGCCGATCCGCGCGAGCTCGACGCCGAGGCGCTGCCGAGCGTGTTCCGCAAGGTGTTGGCGGCCGCCGGGTTGCAATGGACAGAAAAATGAAAGCCGCCGGCTCCTGAGGAGCCGGCGGCGAGCGCAG from Devosia sp. A16 encodes the following:
- the smc gene encoding chromosome segregation protein SMC; the encoded protein is MKFTRLKLHGFKSFCDQTELYLEPGLSGVVGPNGCGKSNLVEALRWVMGESSYKAMRASGMDDVIFSGSGSRPGRNTAEVTLVLDNSDRTAPAPLNSADVLEVTRRIEREQGSVYRVNGKEVRARDVQLLFADASTGAHSPALVRQGQIGELIAAKPQQRRALLEEAAGISGLHSRRHEAELRLRAAEQNLERVDDVIAQVEQQLETLKRQARLAVRYRALSGDIRKAEATLFHIRWIAARFNERDAEAAQAKLVRELAEAQHVELEAQKVVFLADKALAPLREKEAAAGAVLQRLTILAEQLDSEARRAEARLNELGERLQQIEQDAVRERALVGESDEALAAAAEERAQLEAEVGDEQQALGAARTAMEAAQNAVAEAEGEARTAADALAQLRARRGAAERSVAEARSRVIRLETQIADVAREAEHLARTLGADATLNSRREALEAAQDNARAAEAAAVGAETAAAAAQAAVDALRPELQQIEAALNRLEAEAQTLSRILNHGGASKWPAVVDQLQVAPGYETALGAALGDDLDASSDAAAPLHWAGTASRGDAALPAGATPLSQFVSGSPLLKRRLDQIGLVEAADAARLMAELQPGQRLTTRAGGLWRWDGFVAAADAPTAAAERLAQRNRLAELEAEVEQVRARRNSRRADAATLSEALDNARTDERQQRETWRNAQREITVAQGELDKAQRAISELAARQVALDETRARLDANLAEAATAAEEAELLLIETGDETEASALAATRQSVLGELREQADQARMKLGGFETAARMRNSRLAQIATDIAAWSRRRDGAASQLATLDARTAEVREQLVALQASPESLAERRRTLEDEIAVAREAHQAATDALSIGDTRHREADKAQRLAHDALSGFRAELARVEERIKGLLAQRHQIERQVHETLGIEAAQTAQLAGIRPEHALPAEAQVESQVDRLKAERERLGGVNLGAEKESEEVREKLDLMVTDRDDLIAAIAKLRAGIQSLNREGRQRLNEAFERVNAHFQELFTSLFGGGTAELQFVESDDPLEAGLEILARPPGKKPSTMTLLSGGEQALTAMSLIFAVFLTNPAPICVLDEVDAPLDDANVERFCNLLDMMTQRTETRFLVITHNPITMARVDRLFGVTMAERGVSQLVSVDLKGAEAAVRAAS
- a CDS encoding DsbA family protein, giving the protein MANRRNLLVGSGAAVAAAAVGTSFSALFGATSALAQQFDQAKLMAPAGGVADHPLGPADAKVTLIEYLSPTCPHCAAFTNTVYPQLKAEYIDTNKIQFIPRPFMRNVLDAVVFMLAEAAGADKYHEVIDTFFKTQDTWAASNTPNDAIFAIAQQLGFTKETYDAALTNQDLFKGLEAVRDQALDEFKLQGTPTFYINGKMLTGENSFEALKAEIDPLLS
- a CDS encoding DUF721 domain-containing protein — its product is MADKPKSKANDDAPPRRLNRAVGVAEALGGVLDPALKKRGFASRDILSHWPTIAPAPYDKVTRPDKLSWPRGEKGAEGATLYLRCHPGHALALSHEGQRVAASINRYYGYFLVGQVRLSAEPFVIEDEVPQTVPALPEVTRARISRTVERVSDPGVRDALRQLGQAMARRKSK
- a CDS encoding A/G-specific adenine glycosylase, which encodes MSKAAPQQNPVPLDAAAVLAWYDRHARTLPWRVGPADRARGVVADPYRVWLSEIMLQQTTVAAVGRYYARFLHLWPTVADLAASPLEAVLVEWAGLGYYARARNLHACARAVVERFDGRFPTSAAELLTLPGVGPYTAAAIAAITGDEPVAVVDGNVDRVVARYLALEVPVRDAKELVRGTVQAAVPERAGDFAQALMDLGATICAPRNASCMLCPLQPGCRGARGEPLLYPVKPEKADRPTRYGHAFVMRDADGDVYLQTRAETGLLAQMTETPVSDWTSDKRAVVHPIASDWRHHGQVVHVFTHFRLELEVWSAVVPEPRELKAGWWADPRELDAEALPSVFRKVLAAAGLQWTEK